One segment of Dromaius novaehollandiae isolate bDroNov1 chromosome Z, bDroNov1.hap1, whole genome shotgun sequence DNA contains the following:
- the ZDHHC21 gene encoding palmitoyltransferase ZDHHC21 isoform X3, whose protein sequence is MGLRIHFVVDPQGWCCMGLIIFVWLYNTIFIPKVILFPHYEEGHISAMAVLCYYFCSLFCITSLLRASIADPGKLPENPKIPLTEREFWELCNKCNMMRPKRSHHCSRCGHCVRRMDHHCPWINNCVGEDNHWLFLQLCFYTQILSSYTLILDFCHYYYFLPLKKDNWDVFVYRHELALLRISAFMGLIILGGISGLFYTQLMGIFTLIHCGVGSRTTYSLNAY, encoded by the exons ATGGGTCTACGAATTCACTTTGTGGTTGACCCTCAGGGTTGGTGCTGCATGGGCCTCATTATCTTTGTCTGGCTGTACAACACGATCTTCATTCCCAAAGTCATCCTTTTTCCTCACTATGAAGAGGGACATATTTCAGCTATGGCAGTTTTGT GTTATTACTTTTGCTCGTTGTTTTGTATAACTTCGTTACTAAGAGCCTCAATAGCTGATCCAGGAAAACTACCTGAAAACCCAAAGATACCACTTACAG AACGAGAATTTTGGGAATTATGTAACAAATGCAACATGATGAGACCAAAGCGCTCCCACCATTGTAGCCGTTGTGGACATTGTGTTAGGAGGATGGATCACCACTGCCCATG GATTAATAATTGTGTTGGTGAAGACAATCATTGGCTGTTTTTACAATTATGTTTCTACACTCAGATTCTTAGTTCCTATACGTTGATACTTGATTTCTGCCATTACTACTACTTCTTGCCACTGAAAAAAGATAACTGG GATGTTTTTGTATATAGACATGAACTTGCTCTTCTAAGAATATCTGCCTTCATGGGTCTAATAATACTAGGTGGAATAAGTGGACTCTTTTACACTCAGCTAATGGGTATTTTCACT TTAATACACTGCGGCGTGGGATCACGTACAACATACAGTCTAAATGCATATTAA
- the CER1 gene encoding cerberus, which translates to MSLLFLQLLVLSHLRATETEGDPQQKKSRRPFQHLFYPGKNLLASEGFRQLVAKNPIGVEETLGETSLFVAIPQTAMDSVRQGQKKTSRFTLPHTELYADRDLGTWTAPRETSPVENFSLSHASSKREAEPLYRKDAKKFWDHFMQKKNSASEEVVLPIKTNEMHQETCRTLPFSQGVAHESCEKVMVQNNLCFGKCSSFHVPGPDDHLHTFSSHCLPTKFSMKRLELNCTSSVPVVKEVMIVEECECVIQKIKDPAIRSLQSDLHANVYEHN; encoded by the exons ATGTCACtactttttcttcagctgttaGTGCTCTCACATCTTAGAGCCACAGAGACAGAGGGAGatccacagcaaaagaaaagtagAAGGCCATTTCAGCACCTTTTCTACCCTGGCAAAAATCTGCTTGCAAGTGAGGGTTTTCGTCAGCTGGTGGCGAAAAATCCAATAGGTGTTGAAGAAACCCTAGGAGAAACAAGCCTATTTGTAGCAATTCCACAGACGGCAATGGACAGTGTGAGGCAAGGACAGAAAAAAACTTCCAGATTCACCCTTCCCCACACAGAACTTTATGCAGACCGAGATCTGGGAACCTGGACAGCACCCAGAGAGACCTCTCCTGTGGAAAACTTCTCTCTATCCCACGCTTCCAGCAAGAGAGAAGCTGAACCTCTCTATAGAAAAGATGCCAAGAAATTCTGGGACcacttcatgcaaaaaaaaaattcagcttctgaAGAGGTTGTCCTGCCAATCAAGACCAATGAAATGCACCAAGAAACCTGCAGAACCCTGCCTTTTTCCCAG GGTGTTGCTCACGAGAGCTGTGAGAAGGTGATGGTGCAGAATAATCTTTGTTTTGGAAAGTGTAGTTCCTTCCATGTCCCTGGTCCAGATGATCATCTTCATACCTTTAGTTCACATTGCTTGCCCACCAAGTTCTCCATGAAGCGCTTGGAGCTCAACTGCACCAGTTCTGTCCCAGTGGTCAAAGAAGTCATGATTGTGGAAGAATGTGAATGTGTGATTCAGAAGATTAAAGATCCTGCAATAAGATCACTACAGTCAGACTTGCATGCAAATGTGTATGAGCACAACTAA